The Microcebus murinus isolate Inina chromosome 1, M.murinus_Inina_mat1.0, whole genome shotgun sequence genome includes a region encoding these proteins:
- the ZBED2 gene encoding zinc finger BED domain-containing protein 2: protein MRREEEEEKGTRMKAKGDLEMKEEEEISEMGEPVGRLASATPTPMSHNKGTRFSEAWEYFHLAPARAGHHPNQYATCRLCGRQVSRGPGVNVGTTALWKHLKSMHREELEKSGHGQAGLRQDPRPHGPPPAVGIEGDWGRFLEQVGALALWASQREKEVLRRERAVEWRERAVERRERALEEVERAILEMKWKAKAEKEACQQEEDLPAAAHPFHFV, encoded by the coding sequence ATGAGgcgggaagaggaggaagagaagggaaccAGGATGAAGGCCAAAGGGGACTTAGagatgaaggaggaggaagagatcaGTGAGATGGGAGAACCGGTTGGCCGTTTGGCGAGTGCCACGCCCACCCCGATGTCCCACAACAAGGGGACTCGGTTTTCTGAGGCATGGGAGTATTTCCATCTGGCCCCTGCTCGTGCAGGGCACCACCCCAACCAGTATGCCACCTGCCGCCTGTGTGGCAGGCAGGTGAGTCGCGGCCCTGGGGTCAACGTGGGCACCACGGCCCTGTGGAAACATCTGAAAAGCATGCACAGAGAGGAGCTGGAGAAGAGTGGCCATGGTCAGGCGGGGCTGCGCCAGGACCCCAGGCCCCACGGGCCCCCACCTGCTGTGGGCATTGAGGGCGACTGGGGCAGGTTCCTGGAGCAGGTGGGCGCCCTGGCTCTGTGGGCCAGCCAGCGGGAGAAGGAGGTGCTCAGGAGGGAGAGGGCTGTGGAATGGAGGGAGAGGGCAGTGGAAAGGCGAGAGCGGGCCCTGGAGGAGGTGGAACGAGCCATCCTGGAGATGAAGTGGAAGGCCAAGGCTGAGAAGGAGGCGTGCCAGCAGGAGGAGGACCTGCCTGCAGCGGCGCACCCCTTCCACTTCGTTTAA
- the LOC142870485 gene encoding small ribosomal subunit protein eS1-like, which yields MAVGKNKRLTKGGKKGAKKKVVDPFSKKDWYDVKAPAMFNIRNIGKTLVTRTQGTKIASDGLKGRVFEVSLADLQNDEVAFRKFKLITEDVQGKNCLTNFHGMDLTRDKMCSMVKKWQTMIEAHVDVKTTDGYLLRLFCVGFTKKRNNQIRKTSYA from the coding sequence ATGGCGGTCGGCAAGAACAAGCGCCTTACGAAAGGCGGCAAAAAGGGAGCCAAGAAGAAAGTGGTTGatccattttctaaaaaagattgGTATGATGTGAAGGCACCTGCTATGttcaatataagaaatattggGAAAACACTAGTCACCAGGACTCAAGGAACGAAAATTGCCTCCGATGGCCTCAAGGGTCGTGTGTTTGAAGTGAGCCTTGCTGATCTGCAAAATGATGAAGTtgcatttagaaaattcaagCTGATTACTGAAGATGTTCAGGGCAAAAACTGTCTGACTAATTTTCATGGCATGGACCTTACCCGTGACAAAATGTGTTCCATGGTTAAAAAATGGCAGACTATGATCGAAGCTCACGTTGATGTCAAGACTACCGATGGTTATTTGCTTCGTCTGTTCTGTGTTGGTTTTACTAAAAAGCGCAACAATCAGATACGGAAGACCTCTTATGCTTAG